The Caloranaerobacter sp. TR13 genome segment TCAAACCATCTATTATTAAATTATCATTTTCCTCTAAAAAATCCATTACAGTTTTCAATATTTTTGCCTTTTTACTTATTTGAGGCATTATACCTTCCCGAAGTACATATTCATTTCTATTAAGATAATCAACGACTCTAGATTTTATCACTTTTTTATCTTCTGAATCTAAATAATAGCATTTTTCAATTATTAATCTATCTATTATCTTTTCTTGATAAACATCAATCACTATATCTGTTATTGCCTCTGCAATATAATAGTTGAAAATATTTTTTATATTTTTATATTTAACACCTTTTTTATCTTTAATAAAATATGTTGCAAAATTTATGTCACCTATTTTTTCTATCTTTTCATCTATATGAATTTTTTCTCTTTCGAAAAAATATAATTGCTTATTTATTATTTCAATTATTTTCTCAAAATTCTCTTTAAATCCTATAGTCAGCAAATTCAAAAATGTCACTCCTTTCTAATGTACTAGTAGTATATGTTTTTAATATTGCTATATTCATTTTTCACGATTACATTAATTGTATACTAAAGGAATAATTGAACCTATATCTATTATTTTTTTATTACTGAGTATAACTGGTTTTTTTCCGTATTTTTTCAAAAAAACATTAATGTCTAAAAAATTCGGATGATGTTGATACTCACCTGTAAACGCTAACTGTATATCACTAATAAATCCTGTTGCACCACCTATAAATCCATAATCTAAACCAGGCAAATCGATATATCCACTATTTATAAACAATGTATCAATAGAGTATTTATTACACTCTTTATATATCGAAGGATCAGAA includes the following:
- the ytxC gene encoding putative sporulation protein YtxC, encoding MNLLTIGFKENFEKIIEIINKQLYFFEREKIHIDEKIEKIGDINFATYFIKDKKGVKYKNIKNIFNYYIAEAITDIVIDVYQEKIIDRLIIEKCYYLDSEDKKVIKSRVVDYLNRNEYVLREGIMPQISKKAKILKTVMDFLEENDNLIIDGLINFRLKFFTELIEEALEKNIEDFFVEKEYREFIRVLQYFVELQESKVDLVNIIFKNDGTYQLLDKKMNLIDNDIFQELAEEISENEMNYDDLLISSLITIAPKKIIIHIEKSIQDREIIKVIKSVFQNKVSVCPGCRLCLKEKDNKIKIEKEK